A window of Fusarium musae strain F31 chromosome 1, whole genome shotgun sequence genomic DNA:
TAAACCCACAGGACTCATCTCCCGGCTACAGCCACCGGTACACTGCCCTTTCCTTCTCCTGCTTGACAGGTTAGTTAGGCTGAATTTGATTCGGTGTTGAAGGTACGGATCGTCTCTGATGACCTTTTGCGCACTCTACCATGTATCAGGCAATCCTCACACTGCAAGCGATTCGGAGCCGGTTGCCTTTTGCATCCCTTATTGCTACATTCACTGCTACCCTGGCCACTCCCAGTGTTCTGGGCTGCCTGTGATGAGCTAGGACCAGGTGCATTTTCGATAGGCTCCTCCTCGATTGTTGCACTCGTATCAGGGTCTCCCGGATCGCTTATAGTGTCTTCCCCCTCTGGACTCTCCGCCTGTGACGGGTCAGGTGCATTCCCTACAGGCTCCTCCTCGGTCGTGACATTTGTATCAGGGTCTCCTGGATCGCTTATAGTGTCTTCCCCCTCTGAACTCTCCGCCTGTGACGGGTCAGGTGCATTCCCTACAGGCTCCTCCTCGGTCGTGAAATTTGTATCAGGGTCTCCTGGGTCGCTTATAGTGTCTTCTGTCCCCGGAATCTCTGCCTCTGGCGGTTCCTCATCATGTAAATCCTCGGAGGGCTCTTCATCTGGGACATCGGGGTCGGGGTCTGTCGGGTTTTGCGCGTTTTCATTTGTCCGTGGACGTTTGGCAGGCTTCTCGGCTTCGACaccgtcgtcgtcgtcgtctgaCAAAGTAGTCCACCGACTCCACTCCACTTTTTCATTATTCATATTCACGATGAGTGCTGAATGCTGCtgaatgatgttgatggtttgTAGTGTTAAGatgagtgatgatggtgtcttGTTGAGAGTTTGTTGGAGGGAAGAAATCTTGACTTTCTTGGGCCtctttcctctctctctctctgcccTGATTCTTGCGAACTCTGAGCAGGTGCAAGTGAGGCGAGCCTTGGAGGCAGCAGCTGTCATGTCTGGCAACTCAACATAGCCGTTTTATCTGAGCAGGTGCATCCGAAACCTTCACAGCCTACCTACGTATGGATGGATATCTGTCTCGAGCATGTGTGTGAACCAAATTCGTCCGTCACGGTAGATATTACAGACTTTGGCTGCCTTACACTTAACTGATGCCTGATGAAATTTGAAGACTGAATCTGACCGTCAAAGGTGCCATTGACATTAGCTTTCCATGAACTTGCTTTCCCCAATGAGACATTGAGGGTGCAAGTCCGAGGCTCCAGTTACTCACTCGCATGTCGGCTTGACTCTGTTTCAGTTCGGCATGGCACTGTGCAGTCTGTGATGCGCGCTTCATGGCAGTTACTATATAAACTGTGCCCCTGCCCGCCGAGCCAGGCATTTCCATCTCCACAAGCGTTCCCAAGTCCCCTGGTCGTTACCAAGAACCAAGACAATACTTGGAGAGTCCCTGAAATCTACCCCATACCGGTctcgttcttctcttcgttTCGTCCCAACTCGCTGCTATCGCCCACTTTCCAACTGATATACCGGGCGCTACGAACCTCCATACTCTCAAAGCAGCTCTCCATAAAATCGAGTCTCGCCTTACGTCTTGTTCCTTGTGACCCCATCTTATTCATCAAACTTCTCGCTACACTCAGGCCTCTGCTTGCTAGATGCATGGCAGCTGACAATTAGGGTAACACTGATTAACACCTTTCCACCATCTGTCAACAGATTAGCATAAGACCGTGATTTCCAGCGGTAGCCTATCAAATTTCCGTTGATTTCTTCTTGATTGCGCATCAGCAACCTATGTCCCGTTGTCACTGACACCTAGTGTAGCACGGCTCTTCACTGGTATTGCTTTGTCGTTCTTTCGACGACATCCACTCAGCACAAAGCAATCCCAGCTCATTTATTCGCCATCACTCGGCGACCATAAATACAAagtcttcatctcatctctcaaTTATACGACAAATTCAGACGATATTATAAGAATCCTACTCGTAGATATCAGGACATATACCTCGTTCATCAACCACCCACATCTCACTCGGAGTTTTATATACTTGATACTCATCCTTTACAAATATACACTACACAAGCATGCCTCCTGTAAGAAAGACGCTCCACATCTTGCATTGATTTCGGGTATCAGGAGCAGCAAATGTACCCTCTCAGTATAGACGACCCTATGTTCCACGACCGTAAGGACCGCCCAAATGGTGTCTTTCAGGTATACAACTAACCTTGTCTAGATGTCGGCTACTTCAACCGTAATTGGAGACACCCCGACAAAGCAGCTGTCGTCCGGAAAGTCTTCATTGCTCCCCAACATGAGTTAGCTGCATCACACAGAGGCAGAAGATTTCACTGGTATGGCGGAAGGTCAGTCGACGGGTCCATGGTCTTGTATCATGGCACAACTCGAGCTTGTAGCGCTGGGGAAGAACGGGGTGGTCGCAGGATGCAGTGGTGCAACATGCCACACTGTAGCTTTTGTAGAATCATGAGGAACTCCTTCAAAGTCAGAAAGTCAGGTAAGATGGGCTGATATTGCTTCGACTGAAACGGCCGTTTTCACTGACCATGACTGAAGTTCCGGGTATGTTTTGTCGTGGTATATATACCACACAGGTATCATCCAGTAGGTTGTTGAAACAGTCAACACTAGACCATTTTTGACACTTTTCAAGAAGCAGACCACTACGCCAATAGTCTTGATCCGCAATCTCGGCTTCGTGCCATGATCGTGTGTGAAGTCATTAGCAACAGACCTCAAAGGATGTTTTCTGCGTGCCCAAATCGGACCGCACCGGACCATGGTCACGATAGCGTGAGTCATCATTGAACTTGAACAGCTTCCGCAAATAGACTAAATTACAGGTTGTaggttgaggctgctgtATTTAGGGACGGAGGGCAAGTTACGTACCCGGAGACAGTGGTTTACCGAGATGATGCCATCATACACATAGCAGTCATCAGGTATGAGATGGTTTTATTTACAGACATGAGAGAAATGAGGATCTAGTATAGATGGATATTTTACGTGGGGAGTTCTGGCGTCAGCTCTGTCACGATTGGCTGGGCTTAGCCTTGCGGGCAAGAGGAACTTTTCATCAAGACCATCTGCTTTACTGGCAAAAGCTGATCCTAATTcatttaaaataagattatataagtaatatcaTTATGATGCAAAAGTTCGTTCTCACGTATCTTAGTACACACTTACTTTAGTCGTTTCTTGTCGTGAAGTTTTGTATGTAGTGGCCGGAACTCTCAACATCGCAACCACGAGAACGGATATGCAAAAGCAACAAAAAGAAAACGCTTTGAAGCGCCGAATGAATGCGTAatcagggaatcgaaccctgggctccCCGACGCTGCTCGAATGGCAACGGAGAATTTTACCACTAAACCAATTACGCGGTGTTTTTGATGTCTTGTCTTTTCGCAAAGACTCCACAGGTTTCTCCATCATGTGGTGTTGGGTGAGAGTGGAGACGAGGATAGTGTCTGAGTGGAGAGCAGGTATACGAGAACTCGTATTACTGGTGCATAAGTGAGATGAGCCTCAGGTGAGTTGCGGTTGAAGGATGCTTAAGCTTCAACTAGTTGTTGTCCTCCAACTTGAGCAAAGACCTCAAGTCAATCTAAGACCACAAGCAGGTGAGGAATCTCCGTTGATCAGTATCAATAAATTAGTAGGTATCtgttattaaaattaatcaATGAGTACCATTGGCTAAGTATTTGTTCACAACCTCATCCACAACCTTCTGACAAATCCCTCTATGAACCTCATCCGCAGTCCTCGCAACAAACGGCATAAGAAGACTATTCGCCTCAATGATAACCTCCTCATACAGCTCCCACTCCTCCACCAGCGTCCCCGGACTGCTATTAGTACTCGGACTGCTCCCAAAGTCCTGCCTCGGCCTCACAATCCACTCCGTCCTCACAGTGACACCAGCCTTGGCATCAGCTCTACAGCGAATACCATTCGGTATACTCAGACACGTCACGGGCCAGCTCCTATCCCTCGTCAGGCCGGGCGCCAGCATGAGTCTCTCGCTGGACGAGAAGGTTCTGACGCTGCTGTTGGGCGTGCCAAAGAATGGGTCCTTGCTTACGAGCTCCATGTTGGGCGTCGTCTCTTTGAAGCTCATGATCACATTGTTGTTGGCCAGCATAGGCGTGTAGGTCTGGATGTGAGCGAGGACGATTTCCGGCGGCACGCGGCTCGGGATAGGGACGGTGATGAATATCTGATGCTTAGACCGCATTGCCTACAGCAGTACAGCCTGGGGTAGCCCGTTATCTAATGAGCGTCGAAAGTGTTAGTCATAGCTTGGTAATACGCACGTAGGTACGGTACATGAAACGCCCATATCTTGTAAGTGAGATGTACATCAGACATTGTGTTATCCCCCCCGGCCTCACCTTTTTTGTGTTTCTGGGGACGTGAACTTACGTTGATTCGTCGTAGGATGCTCCGTCTTCCCCGCAAGTTGAGGCAATTTCGGCCGCCCGTGAGTAGTCAGCACTAACAaccttgttgaagatggcgcaCTAAGGCATGCGACGATTGCGAAATAGGATGGCAGCTGAGTGTAACTGTAGGGCGACTGGTTCTTCTAGAAGGCGGACTTGAAGCCCTGTATCGTTGCACATCCGAGGACTCCGATGGAaaaggacaggacaggacttGAATCAAGGTTTTGCTgtcatctttttttttttgtcttAATCTGACAGTGAGGCGGGTCTTTTTCATTGGTCAGGGGATGAGCCACTATTGAAGGGATGAACGCTGTGATAGGCTATTGGGTCTGAATAGAGTTATCAGCAATTTCATACCCTGGACTCTATAATTTATTTCTCCTTTATGCTGCGATTGAATGTAAAGACAAATTGACTATCTAATGTATACGGTATGCAATGAAttgaagcaaaagcaaagattTGACAATTTGGTAGAAAATACTCTAAGATCTCTGTGCTGATACAAGGTTTCTAATTCACCTGGCTATAGGCCTCTTCTCTTTGGTCCTAGTCCATGAGATTTTCCAAGTCAGTTTCTTGACAACAACCATCAGTGATTCAAACCTTCCCGAATGACAGTTTAATGGTTGTCCTCCAAAAGAGTCTCAAATGCCTTGCGAGAAATAGTCCAAGTCGGTCCATTAGGCATACCGCCAGGACTTCGAGGAAAGACAGACGCGTCGACAACGCGTAGGTTATCAACGCCGCGCACGCGAAACCTAGAGTCAACACAAgagtcctcatcgtcatcagctCCGATGGCACAAGTTGATGAGGCATGATGACTAAAAGCCAGGTCTTGGATACTCTGTCTCAAGTTTTCAGGGTCAGGACTAAGCTGGGTATACGGAACACCAGTCGCGTCAAACGCCCTTTTGAGCATCTCAATTCCTTCAACAATAGCGTCGAGATCACGCTCCGCTGACTCGGTGAAgtagttgaagttgatgttAGGTCGGATACGAGGATCGGATGAGTTGAGTCGAACGGTGCCGGCGCTGTTGCTGGTCTGCATCTTGACGACAGCGTGCATCCACTCTGCGGGATCATTGCCTGCTCTCTCGCCGGTTGAGTAACCTGGGTAGAAGCCTACCAAGCCTGAGAGGCCGGGACTGCTGAGGAACATGAGGTCTGAGTCATTGTCCCAGCTTTGGCTGCTTCGCCAGACGGCGCCGTAGCTGCTGTCGCGTGATGCGTATGGTCCTGAAGCGTCGTCTCGCCAGAGTACGAAGCAGGGGTCTTCGTCGTCGAAGGTACCAGTGCATGGAGACTCTTGTGGGATTAGCCAGTTCTCTTCACCGCGGATTTGGACAGGAACTTCGTAGTTGTCGTGCAGGTTAGAGCCCTGATGGGGCCGTCAGCATGGAAAAGTTCAAGGTTGGTCAGGGTACTCACAACAGCAGGTaggtcaacaacaacaggaaTATCCCAAGCCTCCAACTCCTCACGAGGCCCAATGCCACTCAGCATAAGAATCTGAGGAGTGTTGAACGCACCACCAGAAACAATAACCTCATGTTTGGCATGGACCTCCCGAATCTCACCAGTCTGCTCAGGATCATATCGCCCATCAGCAGAGTACAACCCCTCTCCAACCATATACTCCACACCATAAGCACGGGGCTTCTTGTTGCGGCCCTGTTTAGTAAGAACGCGTGTCGCTAAAGAGTGGAAGCTGATAGTCAATGGGTGTCCGGCATCGATGACCTGGTTGATGTAGATACCAGCACCGCTTCTGGCAGCTGTGCTGGGATCGATTGCCACGGGTGTGCTGTACATGCGGCCGTTTTCGTAGCGACGTGGGTCAGGACCGTTGATGTcgcggagaagaagctcggtCATCTCGGCGGGATCTTCGACATCGAAGCCTTCGGTCTCGTGGAACATTtgggagaagaagttggcgACATTGGGGGATCCGATGTTGACTGTTGCGTTACTCTGGTCGTTCTAAAACCATATATCTGAGTATGGTTCGTCTCAAGGGAAGTGAGCTGGTTCTTACCACCAGGTAGCCATCAAAGCCATGACCAGGAGTACCCTCAGGGACGTAGGTGCAGTTCTCGAGATTCATCAGATGCCGACGCATGTGCTCATGGCCCCAGGAGGCATCGCCCGTGAGATTGGCGATGTAGTCCCACTCGTTGTCAGGACACCAGGCAAAGTTCATGGCATTGACTTGCGCACTGCCGCCGAGGGTTGAGCCACGAGGATAGTACAAACCGGCACTGCATCTTATTATTAGTCAAAACTCGACGAGCAAGAGTACTGAGACTTACGGTCTAGCACCCTCGGGCGGATCAAGGCCAACGTAGTACGAGCCATTGGTCTGGATATAAGTGTACTTGGGATCACGGCGAGCCGCGTCAAAGTCCTCGTAATGATTGACAAAGAACTGCCAAGAATGGCCGGGAGTCTCGGCAGCAGTTCGAGACCTTAGACTGTCAGTAATGGTATACGCTTGTGAGGCTTTGAACTTACAGAGCtggaagctgttgaagaatgcTGGTATGATTGTCGCCTCCGGcttcgatgaggaagacggaGTGACCCTCTCTAGCTAGATTGGCACTATTGACTTTGTCAGTATGGGAAGTCACTGTTGGGCTTTTACTTTGACTCACGCAAGAGAACCTCCTCCTGGACCAGAGCCGATGATGACATAGTCGTAGACGTCGGGCTTTGTCGCAAGAGTGCCAGAGCCAGTAGCTAAAACGGCACCGAAGGCGAGTTTGAGGTGATTGAGAAACATGATTTAGATGTTGTAAGCAAAGTTGGTATTTCGATTGTTCTGCTACATCAATTCCACTTTCAAGTCCATGACTCGACTCTTTATACAGCTCAACAGCGGCTTAGCATTCTTCATTGCTGCCTCCAAGGATATTTCCATCTTGGCGATTCTCACCGCCAACTTCACAGCCTCGCAGCCGCGTCAGATCCATCAAGGCGACCGCGTAATGGCAATAGGAATTACTTGTAGAAACGGTAGCCATGGAGCTCCGCGGGCATGTCCGGTGCGATTGTAGTCAGCAATGCTGACATGCCAAGACCGTGAGGCTTAGGAAGCTCACCAAGCCAAGATGTCATTGTGAGCCACTCACGGATCAGAAAAAGCGAGAACATTCATTTAAAGGGAACAGGATGTAgaaataaagtcttttcatACTGCGGGAATCGGGGGCGGAGTGCAAAATGACGGACTATTTACAGAATGTGATTTTATTCTTGGTATAAAGGATCAGATCAATTGACTCCTTCGACTTGCACCGGTCTTCAAATTATGCACTTGCACTCATACGTTCATTAACTGTAACCCCATTCCAGCTACGATAGCCCAAGCTGGCACCATGGTATCCAAAGCCCCAGAAGTCGATGTCGATTGAGCGCTGCCACTTGTCTTGGTAGTCTCTCTTGCCTTGGCCTCGTCACTCTCACCTGATTCATCAGTCTCCCTGGAAGATGAATCCTTCGTCTTGCTCGGCTCACTACTCAATCGTTAGCACTGTCTTTCCTTTCTCCACGATCTAACTCACCTCTCTTCagagtcatcatcaccatccttggCACCAATCCCACCCGCTTCAATCGCCTCCTTTGAACActgcttattataaatatccTCCGACAAGAACTCCTGTGCACCGTCGCATAGCtctttgaagaagagcaCGCAGTACCCGTAGTAAGTCGAACTAGCAATCGCTGGCTCGTTCTTGTTGGGGTCGCAGGAGGATAGGCATGATACAAAGTTTGCGCTGCCGTCGCCTGCGCACATGCATGTTGCGTATGATCGGGTCTTGTAGTCGCCTGGACAGCTTTCGTAGGTTTGGTCAAGACAGGCGTCGCATGAGTCGGTTTGATACGCACCGAAGACTGGGTTGGAGGCTTGGACGGCTGTGAGAAGGCCGAGGGCCAGTGAGACGGTAGTCTTTTGCAGCATTTTGTAAAGAATTATTCCAAGTATCGTAATGTCTCAGCATTGCTTCAAGCATGGGCGCGACATACAGGTAGTTCTTATACTGCACTCAAGTCTCATGCCCTCCAGCCCGTGGCTTCTCAGCCTAGGCACTCCTCAAACTACTAACCCTCGATTATTCGCTACTCAATCCATTTTATTCGCCAACCCCTAAAAATTGACCTGATCTTTCCAGCCGCTGTTACAAGGGGTCGTCGCCCTACCGATCCCGCGCGGTCTCGACCGCCCGTTTAAAACTAAGCATATCCGGGGCACTCAAAGCTGATTGGGTCAATGCACTCAGCTGAAAAAGACACCGCCACCAATTGCAAACCACTGGTGAGGGCTTTGGCTGTGTTCTAGATATTGACCCCTGATTTTAGTCCACACGTGCAGTGTGTTGGTGCCAATATTTAAGCGCGGGGCGTTCACTACGGCGCCATTTTATAGAGGCGATAGTGTGTGTGTGAAGGGTGTCACTACCAGCCTTGCAAGCTCCATTTTACGAAAGCGAATAATATGTACTTTGCATTTACGGCGAGGCCGTACATAGCATGAAACGGTGGTGTGATGGTTTGAAATTTGCTAAATAAccgttttctttcttctgcgTATTAAGAAACTTACCTAATATCAGTTAAGAGTTTACTAATTTCATGATAAACTTATCATCAGTCTATTCCAAATTGACCTGAGGTTAGGTAATAACACAACGAGAGTCGATTGAGAAAAGCAATATACCGCTTGTATTAAGTTGTAACTCACAGGGTCTAACTAAACGCTTCTTTGTCCTCTTACAGGAACGTCCCGGCGTTAAACaatacaacaacaacaacaactaaACGCTTGTGCCTTCAAATGACTCCTATAAGGGCTTTTCACCTCTCTCGAGAGCCCATCTCACCAAATAGTCACGATCACGCGCGATCTCCGCTATCCAATGTACATCGTTGGGCTGCAGTCCCACCAAGAACACGAACCAGTGGAAAAGGTACTCGGCCAGTGTGGGCCGTCCATTCTCTTCAATGAAGCATGCGTTGCAGCAAGCCTTATCAAAGATCTCTTGCGTAAGTCTTAGTCCCTCCCATGTCAGCCGTCCCAAGGCAGGCTCCTATGCCTGAAGCCAATGTCCATCCGCACCGAATCTGAACGCTCTCAACTCCTGCCATTTCGCACATCGAGGACATCGAGCCATCCATAAAGTCCAAGGCATTTGGGTGTCTTGACGAAAAGATTGGACTGGCCGCCCTTGCTGCATGGTATCCAGGATGCCAGGGAAATATCGATCGACGGGGGACCTGATGTCATGGTTTTCAATGGAAATTATGGGGAACCTTTCGGTCCCAAACATGCCAAGATTGCTGGCAATGGTGACCCTGTTGAAATAACCGTCCCTGAAAAGACACTCGTTGCACTTCCGATGGTGTCGGCTAGTGCCACACTCGCGGTTCACCACTGGGTTCACATGCCACCAATTCCACCAATGCCACTGATTTACGAAGCCAAACAAATGTTGTATGTTTCTGCCTTCGTCAGCTGGGAGTGGCGTCGGTGGTGCCACCCTCGCAAGCACTGGTTCCCAAGAAGTAATGATATTGGCTGCAGGGGACCCCGGCATGGGCTTTCGCCAGATCACCTAGACCAGGAATTTGTTCTGAAAATGGTAATAAGGGAGAAGTCGCACGCAGACGGCACAGGCCCATCGCGAGCGCGTAGCCAAGAGGGCGCCGCCGCTCCAGACGGTTCTGCCGTATACGTTGCTGAAGGGTAGGGTAGGGCCTCCATATCTCTCACGGCACTCAAGAGCCAGTAGGCGTTCAATGTACTGTCGTTCTTGAACCTGTATGAGAAGACGGAAGCTGAGGTTCGTTTGACGTAGCGAGATCAGGCCGATTGGGTCCACTAAACGAGCGATCTGTTGTTTCAATTCTGGTGGAAGATCGTCTAGCGATAGAGGAGGCTTGTAAAGTTTCAACACTAACTAAGCGAATGCAACGAGTAGCCATAATGAAGAATACATGTTGGTCTGTTAATCTGTTTACAGAAACCAGAtagaagaatgatgatgatgatgaaagaatgTGGGTTTAGGAGAGCTGAAGCGATGGATCAGTTGACCTACCTTGGCACCTACCTTAAGCAGGGAAGACAATGCAGGGACTTTTGGATCCTACCTTAAGGCAAGAGCACTTTAGACATATTTAGGATGCCTTAGGATGCCTTAGGATGCCCTAGGCAAGGTACCTGTACCTAAGTTTATGATCAACTTGGTGAGCTCTCCACTTAGACGAGATATTGATGTACCTAGTCATTATCTCATTTCTTCTAGAGTTCTAATTCCGGAGAGAGCTTGCCATAGATCCTATCAACCCAtcagactttttttttttttgctgCCAAGTTCAGGCTGTAATTGAGACGGCTGGCTTTGGACTCTTGCGGTGGATATGGCGAATTCAATAGAGAATTCCATCAAATAAATCATCATCGTACCTGAGTCGCGCTCTTTGTTTTCTTGCTGACAGCCATAATCGGCCTGCGTTCAAGGTGCTGTTTGCGAACTCGAGCTTCAACACACAATGGGGCGCTGGCGCAACGGTAGCGCGTCAGATTCCAGCTACTTAGCACGGAGATTCCTGAAGGTTATCGGTTCAAATCCGGTGTGCCTCATTCTTTTTTCTCGTTTTTTTCTCGTATCGCATTTTTTTTAGTGTTGAGGTTGTGGAGATCTTCCTGTTGAGGTATGGTGTCGTATGTGGAGATCTGCAAGCTTGGGGGCATGACACTTTGATGGAACTACGGATATAACTCAATGCTGTAGACCAGCTTCTGTTAGGGAGATATACGGCTTCACTTTTGTCGCATCATTCGTCGTGGATACTCAAGCCAGATATGCCACTCTGGCGCAAGATAGTCCATGATGAGACCTAGCAAGTATACCCCTGTATCACCAACCTGCCAGAGACTTCGTCCGTGGTGCAATAACAAGGCGTAATAACCCAGCACAATCAGAGATTCGGGTCGTTTTGCAGCCAATAAACTTGTAAGCTCCGGAGACACCAGCATCGTCCACTGGAATATCATACGATATCGACTGCCGTCGTCCTCTTCGATGGCATCGAAACCGAGCTGGAGGTACTGTATAGCCTCCTGGCAGACTTCTTTTTCCTCATTTGACAAAGCAGTTGAGTCGTTGATGAGCTGGACTGCGGGTTTGCAGTGCATCCCTACAGGGTCTTTAGAGGATTGCTGACTACTCCATGAAAGAACTGGTTCAAGCTCTGTGTTTAGAAGCAATGGCCAAGCCGAGAGTGTTAAGCGATACAAGCCCCAGTTCATCTCGACACATTGAACATAGTGGGTGAGAAAGCCATCAAGACCACCAGGAGTCCGGGTAGCCAAGGCGTCGGCGAGGAGGTGATGCCCAAGAGTAACAGAGAACAAGAGAATAGGGAGACAATTCGACGCATCGACGTCCCATCTCGTAGAATTGAACAGGGATACAGCTCGTGTCTGTAAGTTGACAGCTTGATCCTGGTATCTCGCTGAGCGCTCAGGATGAATAGCCGCTAGATGACGTGCAGAAAACGCCAGCACTTGATGCAAGAGATACGGCGCCTTGACGCTCTCTTGGAGACAAATATCAAGCGTTTCTTCAGAATGCTCAAATCTGTCACCAAGACTGAACAAGTCTTTGTTTGTTATCCCATGGATGAAGAGTTCCATGTGCTCCATGTTGACGACGCTATCGAAAGACGATTTGTGGCTATCAGAAAGGGATGTTGCGCTGGTTGATCTGAGGTTGGAGTCAGGACTGAGGAGTGATCCTTCA
This region includes:
- a CDS encoding hypothetical protein (EggNog:ENOG41~CAZy:AA3) translates to MFLNHLKLAFGAVLATGSGTLATKPDVYDYVIIGSGPGGGSLAANLAREGHSVFLIEAGGDNHTSILQQLPALLRSRTAAETPGHSWQFFVNHYEDFDAARRDPKYTYIQTNGSYYVGLDPPEGARPAGLYYPRGSTLGGSAQVNAMNFAWCPDNEWDYIANLTGDASWGHEHMRRHLMNLENCTYVPEGTPGHGFDGYLVNDQSNATVNIGSPNVANFFSQMFHETEGFDVEDPAEMTELLLRDINGPDPRRYENGRMYSTPVAIDPSTAARSGAGIYINQVIDAGHPLTISFHSLATRVLTKQGRNKKPRAYGVEYMVGEGLYSADGRYDPEQTGEIREVHAKHEVIVSGGAFNTPQILMLSGIGPREELEAWDIPVVVDLPAVGSNLHDNYEVPVQIRGEENWLIPQESPCTGTFDDEDPCFVLWRDDASGPYASRDSSYGAVWRSSQSWDNDSDLMFLSSPGLSGLVGFYPGYSTGERAGNDPAEWMHAVVKMQTSNSAGTVRLNSSDPRIRPNINFNYFTESAERDLDAIVEGIEMLKRAFDATGVPYTQLSPDPENLRQSIQDLAFSHHASSTCAIGADDDEDSCVDSRFRVRGVDNLRVVDASVFPRSPGGMPNGPTWTISRKAFETLLEDNH
- a CDS encoding hypothetical protein (EggNog:ENOG41); the encoded protein is MRSKHQIFITVPIPSRVPPEIVLAHIQTYTPMLANNNVIMSFKETTPNMELRQNLLVQRETHAGARPDEG
- a CDS encoding hypothetical protein (EggNog:ENOG41), whose amino-acid sequence is MTAAASKARLTCTCSEFARIRAERERGKRPKKVKISSLQQTLNKTPSSLILTLQTINIIQQHSALIVNMNNEKVEWSRWTTLSDDDDDGVEAEKPAKRPRTNENAQNPTDPDPDVPDEEPSEDLHDEEPPEAEIPGTEDTISDPGDPDTNFTTEEEPVGNAPDPSQAESSEGEDTISDPGDPDTNVTTEEEPVGNAPDPSQAESPEGEDTISDPGDPDTSATIEEEPIENAPGPSSSQAAQNTGSGQGSREGKGSVPVAVAGR